A genomic segment from Nicotiana sylvestris chromosome 1, ASM39365v2, whole genome shotgun sequence encodes:
- the LOC138870936 gene encoding uncharacterized protein: MHIMHTIQAPSMNDELDKPIWCLEIRGQFTVKSAWEYLRRRKDPALIYDNMWVKELPFKISFFMWKLWKGKLPLDDVIRRMGYYMPSKYWCCVMPKDEILSHVFYRSLTALKVWSYFYSHAGLSLEGFNLHQAMVKCWTTKVIPRLKPIFQALPSIIVWELWKRRNNNKHGEAMSTNRVVYQVCNTIQSLIKEARH; the protein is encoded by the coding sequence atgcacattatgcacaccaTACAAGCTCCATCGATGAATGATGAACTGGACAAACCTATTTGGTGTTTGGAAATAAGAGGTCAATTCACAGTTAAGTCAGCTTGGGAATATTTGAGGAGAAGGAAAGATCCAGCTCTAATATACGACAACATGTGGGTTAAAGAATTGCCTTTTAAGATCTCATTTTTTATGTGGAAACTATGGAAAGGTAAGCTACCACTTGATGATGTAATTAGAAGGATGGGATACTACATGCCATCTAAATATTGGTGTTGTGTAATGCCAAAGGATGAGATATTAAGCCATGTTTTCTATCGATCACTCACAGCCTTAAAGGTTTGGTCTTACTTCTATTCTCATGCTGGATTATCTCTTGAGGGCTTCAACCTGCATCAGGCTATGGTGAAATGCTGGACAACAAAGGTAATTCCGAGACTCAAACCAATATTCCAAGCACTGCCTAGTATAATTGTGTGGGAACTATGGAAAAGGAGGAACAATAACAAGCATGGTGAGGCAATGTCAACCAATCGAGTGGTATACCAAGTCTGCAATACTATTCAATCTCTTATTAAGGAAGCCAGGCATTGA
- the LOC138870948 gene encoding uncharacterized protein, with product MEKADYFKDDQTDDHTEFIISMVYAKCDARETIELWDTLYSLATDMVLPWLVGRDFNVIWDEEEKFGGLPVNINEIDDFRHCITTCNLFDLGLKGSISTWWNGRSEENCIFKRRDRCLGNMELQQLWPGLEINHLSKIGSDHSLMHLTYNPSTGQIKKAFRFLNFWIKHESFLDVVKEHWQADFHASPFILFNHKMKKLKKALSTWSKASLGDIFQRIASLEEVVKVHETQFKLNQTVQNRERIQRVQADLIRVWPLEEEFWKQKAGMAWFKDGDRNTKLFHAHVNDKRRKLQLKRIQDMNVNLLVDLSAIADEAVLFFQQQFHESTIPTDFRILDHIPVMLNEV from the exons ATGGAGAAAG CAGATTACTTTAAAGATGACCAAACTGATGACCACACAGAGTTCATTATTTCCATGGTCTATGCTAAATGTGATGCAAGAGAAACAATTGAGTTGTGGGACACTTTGTATTCCTTGGCTACTGATATGGTTTTACCCTGGCTTGTGGGTAGAGATTTTAATGTGATATGGGATGAAGAAGAGAAATTTGGGGGCCTCCCAGTTAATATAAATGAGATTGATGATTTTAGACATTGTATAACCACATGCAACCTTTTTGATCTTGGCTTAAAAGGAAGCATATCCACATGGTGGAATGGGAGATCTGAAGAAAACTGCATATTCAAAAGGCGAGACAGATGTTTAGGCAACATGGAGCTTCAACAACTTTGGCCAGGCTTGGAGATAAATCACCTATCTAAGATTGGCTCAGACCACAGCCTAATGCATCTCACATATAATCCTAGTACTGGTCAGATCAAAAAAGCCTTTAGATTCTTAAATTTCTGGATCAAACATGAGTCATTCTTGGATGTAGTTAAGGAGCATTGGCAGGCAGACTTCCATGCAAGTCCATTCATACTTTTTAACCACAAGATGAAGAAACTGAAGAAAGCTCTTTCTACATGGAGCAAGGCCTCGCTTGGTGATATATTTCAAAGGATAGCCAGCTTGGAGGAAGTGGTGAAGGTGCATGAGACACAATTTAAACTGAATCAAACTGTACAAAATCGTGAAAGGATCCAAAGGGTGCAAGCAGATCTTATTCGAGTGTGGCCTTTGGAAGAAGAATTTTGGAAACAAAAAGCAGGTATGGCTTGGTTCAAAGATGGAGATAGAAATACTAAATTGTTTCATGCTCATGTTAATGACAAAAGAAGGAAGCTACAGCTAAAAAGAATACAGGACATGAATGTGAATTTGTTGGTAGATCTATCAGCTATTGCAGATGAAGCTGTTCTTTTCTTCCAGCAGCAATTTCATGAATCCACAATTCCTACTGACTTTAGGATATTGGATCATATCCCAGTAATGTTAAATGAAGTGTAG